In Chryseobacterium gleum, a single genomic region encodes these proteins:
- the kdpC gene encoding potassium-transporting ATPase subunit KdpC — protein MKNHIVSAFRLTLVMLVVTGIYLAVVYGGSKILPNKGNGELIYNKGQKFYANIGQEFKSEKYFHGRPSSVNYNAAGSGGSNKGPSNKEYLEIVQKRIDTLKMDNPEMGNTKVPVELVTASGSGLDPDISEEGALYQAKRIAKVRNLSEEQIRNLINTNTEKPLLGLFGPSKVNVLKLNIALDQLK, from the coding sequence ATGAAAAATCATATTGTTTCAGCATTCAGATTAACACTTGTAATGCTGGTGGTAACAGGAATTTATCTGGCTGTAGTATATGGAGGATCTAAAATACTTCCCAACAAAGGAAACGGAGAACTTATTTACAATAAAGGACAGAAGTTTTATGCCAATATCGGACAGGAATTTAAATCTGAGAAATACTTTCACGGCCGTCCTTCCTCAGTCAATTATAATGCAGCAGGAAGCGGGGGAAGCAACAAAGGTCCAAGCAACAAAGAATATCTGGAGATTGTACAGAAAAGAATTGATACTTTGAAAATGGATAATCCTGAAATGGGGAATACCAAAGTCCCTGTAGAGCTTGTTACAGCAAGTGGAAGCGGGCTGGATCCGGATATTTCTGAAGAAGGAGCATTGTATCAGGCCAAGAGAATTGCAAAAGTGAGAAACCTTTCCGAGGAACAGATCAGAAATTTGATTAATACTAATACTGAAAAGCCGCTTTTAGGACTTTTCGGACCATCAAAAGTGAATGTTCTGAAGCTTAATATTGCTTTGGATCAATTAAAATAA
- a CDS encoding porin, with amino-acid sequence MFFSKAQSSDSLKTGNKVTFSAYAELFYTYDFNEPANHIRQNFLYSYNRHNEMNLNLGLVKANYQSENIRANVALMAGTYAQDNMAAEQNALRYVNEANVGIRISKNKNLWIDAGIMPSHIGWESAIGKDNVNLTRSLAAENSPYFETGAKISYTSDNGKWFLSGLVLNGWQRIAKAEGNQSISFGHQVTYKPNDKITLNSSSFIGNDKAKEDKRMRYFHDLYGSFQITDQFSAVLGFDIGAEQKSKGSEQYNIWYSPNVQMKYQLDNKWALAGRLEYYNDKNGVIISTDTPNGFQTFGYSLNVDYAIFKNVVFRTEARGLTSKDAIFAKNDEFKKGNFFITSSLAVWF; translated from the coding sequence ATGTTTTTCTCCAAAGCACAGTCATCAGACTCATTAAAAACAGGCAATAAAGTTACATTTTCCGCTTATGCAGAACTGTTTTATACCTACGATTTTAATGAGCCTGCCAATCATATCCGTCAGAATTTTTTATACTCATACAACAGACACAATGAAATGAATCTTAACCTGGGATTGGTTAAAGCCAATTATCAGAGTGAAAATATCCGTGCCAATGTAGCTTTAATGGCCGGAACTTACGCACAGGATAATATGGCAGCTGAACAAAATGCATTACGGTACGTGAATGAAGCCAATGTAGGAATCAGAATATCAAAAAATAAAAACTTATGGATTGATGCAGGGATTATGCCTTCACATATCGGCTGGGAAAGTGCCATTGGGAAAGATAATGTCAATCTGACAAGAAGCTTAGCTGCAGAGAATTCTCCGTATTTTGAAACCGGAGCCAAAATTTCCTACACTTCAGATAATGGGAAATGGTTTTTAAGCGGATTGGTATTGAACGGATGGCAGCGTATCGCAAAGGCTGAGGGAAATCAGAGTATTTCTTTTGGTCACCAGGTAACTTATAAACCCAATGATAAAATTACCCTGAACAGCAGTTCGTTTATTGGAAATGATAAAGCAAAAGAGGATAAAAGAATGCGTTATTTCCATGATTTATATGGAAGTTTCCAGATAACGGATCAGTTTTCCGCGGTATTGGGATTTGATATCGGTGCAGAACAGAAATCAAAAGGAAGCGAGCAGTACAACATCTGGTACAGCCCGAATGTTCAGATGAAATATCAACTGGATAATAAATGGGCACTGGCAGGAAGGTTGGAATATTATAATGATAAAAACGGAGTGATCATCAGCACTGATACACCTAACGGATTTCAGACTTTCGGATATTCGCTGAATGTAGACTATGCAATATTTAAAAATGTTGTTTTTCGTACAGAAGCGAGAGGCTTGACTTCAAAAGATGCTATTTTCGCGAAAAATGATGAATTTAAAAAGGGAAATTTCTTTATAACATCGAGTTTAGCGGTCTGGTTTTAA
- a CDS encoding histidine kinase has product MSSAKDFLELIQKSRKGKFKIYIGMSAGVGKTFRMLQEAHSLLRNGIDVKIGYIETHGREETEALVEGIPQIERKSVFYKGKNLEEMDLQAIINEHPEVVLVDELAHTNVEGSKNKKRWQDVLEILDNGINVISAMNIQHIESLNEEVKKITGVEVAERVPDKILALADEVVNIDLTADELLTRLKEGKIYKKEKIQTALSNFFQSGHILQLRELALKEVATHVERKVETEIKTENFKPIKFLACISSNEKIAKTIIRKTARLASYYNSPWTVLYVQKPSENPEKIALDKQRYLINNFNLAQELGAKVVRIKESSVHNGILEYVIAHNITTVCIGKPHARFWHRLLGYSWIYTLMNRLNERQIDIIILS; this is encoded by the coding sequence ATGTCATCAGCAAAAGATTTTTTAGAACTGATTCAGAAGTCCCGAAAAGGAAAATTCAAAATTTATATCGGGATGAGTGCAGGTGTGGGAAAGACTTTCCGTATGCTTCAGGAAGCTCATTCTCTTTTGCGAAATGGCATTGATGTAAAGATTGGCTATATCGAAACCCATGGACGGGAAGAAACCGAAGCTCTGGTAGAAGGTATTCCGCAAATTGAAAGAAAATCGGTTTTTTATAAAGGAAAGAACCTTGAGGAAATGGATCTTCAGGCCATTATCAATGAACATCCTGAAGTCGTGTTAGTAGATGAGCTGGCCCATACCAACGTAGAAGGTTCTAAAAATAAAAAAAGATGGCAGGATGTGCTGGAAATTTTGGATAACGGAATCAACGTCATCAGTGCCATGAATATCCAGCACATCGAAAGCCTGAATGAAGAGGTAAAAAAAATCACGGGAGTGGAAGTAGCAGAGCGGGTTCCGGATAAAATTCTTGCATTGGCAGACGAAGTAGTGAATATTGACCTTACCGCTGATGAATTGCTGACCCGTTTGAAAGAAGGAAAAATCTATAAAAAAGAAAAAATTCAGACCGCGCTGAGTAATTTCTTCCAAAGCGGGCATATTCTGCAGCTTCGTGAGTTAGCCTTAAAAGAAGTAGCTACCCACGTGGAGAGAAAGGTAGAAACAGAGATCAAAACAGAAAATTTTAAACCGATAAAATTTCTGGCCTGCATCAGCAGTAACGAGAAGATTGCCAAAACTATTATTCGGAAGACAGCAAGGTTAGCCAGTTATTATAACAGCCCGTGGACGGTTTTATACGTGCAGAAACCCTCAGAAAATCCTGAAAAAATTGCGCTGGATAAGCAGCGGTATTTGATTAATAATTTTAATTTAGCACAGGAATTAGGTGCCAAAGTAGTCCGCATCAAGGAAAGCAGCGTTCATAACGGAATTCTGGAATATGTGATAGCCCATAATATTACAACGGTCTGTATTGGGAAGCCTCATGCCAGGTTCTGGCATCGGCTCTTGGGATACAGCTGGATCTATACCCTGATGAACAGACTGAATGAAAGACAGATAGATATTATTATTTTATCTTAA
- a CDS encoding ATP-binding protein: MKLKTKLTLGVGLLFLLIVLLSVIGSVYINKLKSDTEKILTANYNSLEFSKNMLLALDNISTDSTVAIADFQKNNKLQEKNLTEFGEKEATQNLNLHFDSYLKAPDIHKEKLIREDLAKIMSLNMKGIERKSDIAIITAENATFWIVSLGTVCFLIAFILLFNLPQTIAEPINQLTFSIKQIADKNYSERVHFKGSEEFNSLADSFNSMAEKLQEYESSTLSKQLMDKKRIETLVNNMHDAVIGLDENHFIYMINDEALKITNLHKEDIIGKTAHEVAVNNDLMRELLKNIDHPVKDPIKIVRDNKENYFEQDIIPINIVKTGEKEKKYIGKVILLRNITPFKELDFAKTNFIATISHELKTPISAIKMGVQLLGNQKFGELNEQQQELLKSINEDGQRLLDITGELLNLSQVESGNIRLTVEKCSPKEIVQTAVKNVEKLAEQKNISISTEYLLEDSDAVTADFDKTVWVMNNFLTNAVKHSFQDESIKIVVEKLDSFIQFSIIDTGSGIDEKYHRQIFDRYFQVPGEHQNGTGLGLAISKNFIEKQHGEIGVKSSLNNGSTFYFRLPVS; this comes from the coding sequence ATGAAACTTAAAACGAAACTTACCTTAGGCGTGGGCCTTTTATTTCTGCTGATTGTTCTGCTTTCAGTCATAGGTTCTGTATATATCAATAAATTAAAATCCGATACTGAAAAAATTCTTACTGCGAATTATAACAGCCTGGAGTTTTCCAAAAATATGCTTCTGGCGTTGGATAATATCAGTACAGACAGTACTGTTGCAATAGCTGATTTTCAGAAAAACAATAAACTTCAGGAAAAAAACCTTACAGAATTTGGAGAAAAAGAAGCCACGCAGAACCTGAACCTGCATTTTGACAGTTATCTGAAAGCTCCGGATATCCATAAAGAAAAACTCATCCGTGAGGATTTGGCGAAGATTATGTCTTTGAATATGAAAGGCATAGAAAGAAAGAGTGATATCGCGATTATTACAGCAGAAAATGCGACTTTCTGGATCGTAAGTTTAGGAACCGTATGTTTTCTGATTGCTTTTATATTACTTTTTAATTTACCACAAACCATCGCAGAGCCTATCAATCAATTGACCTTCAGTATTAAACAGATTGCCGATAAAAACTATAGTGAAAGAGTGCATTTCAAAGGAAGCGAAGAATTCAACAGTCTTGCAGATTCCTTTAACAGCATGGCAGAGAAACTTCAGGAATACGAAAGCAGTACACTTTCCAAGCAGCTGATGGATAAAAAACGGATCGAAACGCTGGTTAATAATATGCATGATGCGGTTATTGGTCTGGATGAGAACCATTTTATCTACATGATTAATGATGAAGCGCTGAAGATTACCAATCTCCATAAAGAAGATATTATCGGAAAAACGGCTCATGAAGTGGCTGTCAATAATGATCTGATGCGTGAGCTATTGAAAAATATTGATCATCCGGTAAAAGATCCGATTAAAATTGTCCGTGATAATAAAGAGAATTATTTTGAACAGGATATTATCCCGATTAATATTGTAAAGACTGGTGAAAAGGAAAAAAAATATATCGGAAAGGTAATTCTGTTAAGAAATATTACTCCTTTTAAAGAGCTTGATTTTGCCAAAACCAATTTTATTGCAACCATTTCCCATGAACTGAAAACACCGATCTCAGCTATCAAGATGGGAGTTCAGCTTCTTGGAAACCAAAAGTTCGGAGAGCTTAATGAGCAGCAGCAGGAATTGTTGAAAAGCATCAATGAAGACGGACAACGTTTACTGGATATCACAGGCGAGCTGCTTAATCTTTCCCAGGTAGAATCCGGAAATATCAGACTGACTGTTGAAAAATGCTCCCCAAAAGAAATCGTACAGACTGCTGTAAAGAACGTTGAAAAGCTTGCAGAGCAGAAAAACATTTCCATCAGTACAGAATATCTTCTAGAAGACAGCGATGCTGTGACTGCTGATTTTGATAAAACGGTCTGGGTAATGAATAATTTCCTGACTAATGCGGTAAAGCATTCTTTTCAGGACGAAAGTATTAAGATTGTAGTTGAGAAACTGGATTCTTTCATTCAGTTCAGCATCATTGATACCGGAAGCGGAATTGATGAAAAATACCACCGACAGATCTTTGACCGCTATTTTCAGGTTCCCGGCGAACATCAGAATGGTACCGGGCTTGGATTAGCAATTTCAAAGAATTTTATTGAGAAACAACATGGAGAAATAGGAGTGAAGAGTTCTCTGAATAACGGAAGTACATTTTATTTCAGACTGCCGGTTTCATAA
- a CDS encoding type II toxin-antitoxin system RelE/ParE family toxin encodes MAKRKVIWTVKANKERKEILEYWMLRNKSKTFSIKLNKLILYNVRLLADHPAIGRKTDIDNVRVKIVRDYLIFYEFSNSELIILSVWDGRREDKK; translated from the coding sequence ATGGCTAAAAGAAAAGTAATTTGGACTGTTAAAGCCAATAAAGAAAGAAAAGAAATTCTTGAATATTGGATGCTAAGAAATAAATCTAAAACTTTTAGTATAAAACTCAATAAGCTGATCTTATATAATGTAAGATTACTAGCAGATCACCCTGCTATTGGAAGAAAGACAGATATTGATAATGTAAGGGTAAAAATAGTAAGAGATTATCTGATATTTTATGAATTTTCAAATTCTGAGTTAATCATACTTTCTGTTTGGGATGGAAGGAGAGAGGATAAAAAGTGA
- the ligA gene encoding NAD-dependent DNA ligase LigA: MSENIQQKIEQLRKELHQHNENYYQLDTPTITDFEFDMLLQELQDLEARYPEFYDENSPTVRVGGGVTKVFPTIQHKFRMYSLDNSYDFDDLEDWEKRIIKTIDDPVEFVAELKYDGASISILYENGKLSQAVTRGDGFQGDEITPNVRTISDIPLTLKGDFPAQFFMRGEIYLTRKNFDKINKLREEEGLDPFMNPRNTASGSLKMQDSAEVRKRGLSSVLYQFISDEVPAESHWELLQKAQSWGFKTSQQAKLCKTMAEVQEFITFWDTERHNLPFEIDGIVLKVNSLQQQRQLGYTAKSPRWAMAYKFKAEKVETELQSVSYQVGRTGAITPVANLKPVLLAGTIVKRASLHNEDIIKKLDLHEHDFVYVEKGGEIIPKIVGVNTGKRTEESKEIEYIKHCPECGTELVKIEDQAIHFCPNELHCPPQVVGRMIHYVSRKALNIDNLGSETIEQLYRERLIENPADFYVLTKEQLLPLERMAEKSAQNIITGIEKSKEVPFEKVLYGIGIKHVGETVAKKLVKNFPTIEELKNATIEELCQVEDIGTKIAVSIVDFFQNPENVLMIERLKSYGVQLEKGESTNEVLSNVLEGKTFLFTGKLSLFTRESAEEMVEKHGGKNISAVSKNLNYLIVGEKAGSKLKKAQDIGTITILDEQQFLDLIEK, translated from the coding sequence ATGTCTGAAAACATTCAACAAAAGATAGAACAGCTCCGCAAAGAGCTTCATCAGCATAATGAAAATTACTACCAACTGGATACTCCCACCATCACGGATTTCGAGTTCGATATGCTTCTGCAGGAACTTCAGGATCTGGAAGCCAGGTATCCCGAGTTTTATGATGAAAATTCTCCTACGGTACGTGTAGGTGGTGGTGTTACCAAGGTTTTCCCCACGATTCAGCATAAATTCAGAATGTACTCTCTGGACAATTCCTACGATTTTGACGATCTTGAAGACTGGGAAAAGAGAATCATCAAAACGATTGACGATCCGGTAGAATTTGTTGCTGAGCTGAAATACGACGGTGCTTCCATTTCTATTCTTTATGAAAACGGTAAGCTTTCACAGGCTGTGACCCGTGGTGATGGTTTCCAGGGAGATGAAATTACCCCGAATGTACGTACCATTTCAGATATTCCATTGACCTTAAAGGGTGATTTTCCGGCTCAGTTTTTTATGCGTGGCGAAATTTATCTGACCAGAAAAAACTTTGACAAAATCAATAAACTTCGTGAGGAAGAAGGTCTTGATCCCTTCATGAATCCGAGAAATACAGCCAGCGGAAGCCTGAAAATGCAGGACAGCGCTGAGGTAAGAAAGCGTGGACTTTCTTCTGTACTGTATCAGTTTATTTCTGATGAAGTTCCTGCTGAAAGCCATTGGGAACTGCTTCAGAAAGCGCAGAGCTGGGGCTTCAAAACCTCTCAGCAGGCCAAATTATGTAAAACCATGGCTGAGGTACAGGAATTTATTACTTTCTGGGATACCGAACGCCATAATTTACCTTTTGAAATTGACGGAATTGTTTTAAAAGTGAATTCACTGCAACAGCAGAGACAGCTTGGCTATACGGCCAAATCTCCGCGTTGGGCAATGGCATATAAGTTCAAAGCGGAAAAAGTAGAGACAGAACTTCAGAGTGTGTCTTATCAGGTAGGAAGAACGGGTGCTATTACTCCTGTTGCCAACCTTAAACCTGTTTTACTGGCCGGAACGATCGTGAAAAGAGCATCCCTTCATAATGAAGATATCATTAAAAAGCTGGATCTTCATGAACATGATTTCGTGTACGTAGAAAAAGGAGGTGAAATTATTCCGAAAATTGTAGGGGTAAACACGGGTAAAAGAACGGAAGAAAGCAAAGAAATTGAATATATCAAACACTGCCCTGAATGCGGTACTGAGCTGGTAAAAATTGAAGATCAAGCCATTCATTTCTGTCCGAACGAACTTCACTGTCCGCCACAGGTTGTAGGAAGAATGATCCATTATGTTTCCAGAAAAGCATTGAATATTGACAATCTGGGAAGTGAAACAATTGAACAGCTGTACAGGGAGAGACTGATTGAAAATCCTGCTGATTTCTATGTTTTAACGAAAGAACAGCTTCTTCCGCTGGAAAGAATGGCTGAGAAATCTGCCCAGAACATCATCACAGGAATTGAAAAATCCAAAGAAGTTCCTTTTGAAAAAGTTTTGTACGGAATCGGAATTAAGCATGTAGGAGAAACGGTTGCCAAAAAACTGGTGAAAAATTTTCCAACGATTGAGGAATTAAAAAACGCTACCATTGAAGAACTTTGCCAGGTAGAAGATATCGGGACAAAAATTGCAGTAAGCATCGTTGATTTCTTCCAGAATCCTGAAAACGTACTGATGATCGAGCGATTGAAATCTTACGGAGTACAGCTTGAAAAAGGAGAAAGTACCAATGAAGTTCTATCCAATGTTCTGGAAGGAAAAACTTTCCTGTTCACCGGAAAATTGTCTTTATTTACCAGAGAATCTGCTGAAGAAATGGTAGAAAAGCATGGCGGAAAAAATATTTCTGCCGTTTCAAAAAACCTCAACTATCTTATAGTAGGTGAAAAAGCCGGAAGCAAGCTGAAAAAAGCCCAGGATATTGGGACAATTACGATTCTGGATGAGCAGCAGTTTCTGGATCTGATTGAGAAATAA
- a CDS encoding TonB-dependent receptor produces MKKVKIVLGLLFLGLGTMAYAQTTQASIVGKVTGPGSTAQEKVKVTIVNESTGFRTETETNSKGEYIFKEIPLGGPYTVIVNDDKKEGYNVNFGDQVTVNMDLGNEKHIEEVKITGNLKNKIGNLGAATAISAKNISILPVNGRNFANLAELSPLSGKGGNLSGQLGSSTNFTIDGMTAKNPTSAGATTSRSGAPFSISIEAVREFKITTNQYDVTLGRSGGGTVSAVTKSGTNKFSGSAWEYLRTNWLSSPYDIRGNKRDNDFSTSQFGFSLGGPIIKNKLHFFVAWDHQLDSRPLVIADIKSPDDEKRFNTTTQTLNQFLDIARAKYGVGNTPQFGTFDKVRNSDAAFLRLDWQINEKNLLTLRNNFTYDLNKNGLGDNTNINFFESYGNDKNLDNSLLLTLRSNLQPNLTNELKAQYLYTFQDSYQNSQLGKPVPRAIVEGVSSSVGSTNIQIGGHRFAQESFRNNVFQVVDNLYYNTDKVKYTFGADLMYTMAKSVYGSEVNGRFHFQGLTNFDNLTPYRFYREVPLMADPSVRSNIWNIGIYGQFQTKVAKGLDLMAGLRLDYGGYPKAEFNQKLFDEMGIRTDNQIKSFVIQPRFQFDWNINEGNKDFLKFGAGIFSSDINNYMIINNLVFDGRHLATVDVNPTAIGLTPDFNSYRNDYNSVPSLSQYQIPTINYTGKDAKIPIVYKANISYTHFFNERFRAGIAGYMALGRNNYFYYDRNMVANPFFTLANEGGRGVFIPTGAITNNANNSVSFDWKQGRINNNFGRVLELVSDGKVNQFSFVIDTSYRYWKDGEITASYTWSDIKDNTSYNGNVANSATLSTMIQSDPRDLRMTYSDNQFRNKVVIYGNSPTIAGFTLGIRYSGIGGTRFSATTGGNINGDFVDSNDLAFIFPNLTKSILDDPQVGQALKDYINEYNGRIAERNGGKNGFYGVWDVRVAKKIKFDKVGAFELSVDIFNVANLLNKEWGVNKSYSNTSLYKVTKFNKDTMQYEYTKNVSGGGLVPLTGNPYQIQIGAKYTF; encoded by the coding sequence ATGAAAAAAGTAAAGATTGTACTGGGATTATTGTTTTTAGGGCTTGGGACAATGGCTTATGCACAGACCACACAGGCTTCTATTGTAGGGAAAGTTACCGGACCGGGAAGTACGGCTCAGGAAAAAGTGAAAGTAACGATCGTGAATGAGTCTACAGGATTCAGAACGGAAACGGAAACGAACTCAAAAGGGGAGTATATATTTAAAGAAATTCCTCTTGGAGGGCCTTACACCGTCATTGTCAACGATGATAAAAAAGAAGGGTACAATGTGAATTTTGGTGATCAGGTTACTGTCAATATGGATCTTGGAAATGAGAAGCATATTGAAGAAGTAAAGATTACAGGGAACCTTAAAAACAAAATCGGAAACCTGGGAGCGGCCACCGCTATTTCTGCTAAAAATATCAGCATACTCCCGGTAAACGGTCGAAACTTTGCCAATCTTGCTGAACTATCTCCACTGAGCGGGAAAGGTGGAAACCTTTCCGGGCAACTGGGGTCTTCCACCAACTTTACAATTGATGGGATGACAGCCAAAAATCCTACTTCTGCCGGAGCTACTACCAGCCGAAGCGGTGCCCCTTTCTCAATCTCTATTGAAGCGGTACGTGAATTTAAAATCACAACCAACCAATATGATGTTACTTTGGGAAGAAGCGGAGGTGGAACAGTAAGTGCTGTTACCAAATCAGGGACCAATAAATTTTCAGGAAGTGCCTGGGAATATTTAAGAACCAACTGGCTTTCCAGCCCATATGATATCAGAGGAAACAAAAGAGATAATGATTTCTCTACTTCCCAGTTCGGATTTTCATTGGGAGGTCCAATCATTAAAAACAAATTGCATTTCTTCGTAGCATGGGACCATCAGTTGGATTCAAGACCATTGGTCATTGCTGATATCAAGTCTCCGGATGACGAAAAAAGATTCAATACAACAACACAGACACTTAACCAGTTTCTGGATATTGCCAGAGCAAAATATGGGGTAGGAAACACCCCGCAATTCGGAACATTTGATAAAGTGAGAAACTCCGATGCTGCATTCTTACGTCTTGACTGGCAGATCAACGAAAAGAACTTATTGACGCTTAGAAATAACTTTACCTACGACCTTAATAAAAACGGATTGGGTGATAATACCAATATCAACTTCTTTGAATCTTACGGAAATGACAAAAACCTTGATAACAGCTTGTTGTTAACATTAAGATCAAACCTTCAGCCTAATCTGACCAATGAATTGAAGGCACAATATCTTTACACTTTCCAGGATAGTTACCAGAACAGCCAATTAGGAAAACCGGTTCCGAGAGCGATTGTGGAAGGAGTATCATCAAGCGTGGGGTCAACTAATATTCAGATCGGAGGACACCGTTTTGCTCAGGAAAGCTTCAGAAATAATGTATTTCAGGTGGTAGATAACTTGTATTACAATACAGATAAAGTAAAATATACTTTCGGTGCCGACCTTATGTATACAATGGCAAAATCTGTATACGGAAGTGAGGTGAACGGAAGATTCCATTTTCAGGGGCTTACCAATTTTGATAATCTTACTCCATACAGATTCTACAGAGAAGTTCCTTTGATGGCAGATCCGTCCGTAAGATCGAACATTTGGAACATTGGTATCTATGGGCAGTTTCAGACTAAAGTGGCAAAAGGACTTGATTTGATGGCCGGTTTAAGATTAGACTACGGTGGTTATCCGAAAGCAGAATTCAACCAGAAACTGTTTGATGAAATGGGAATCAGAACAGATAATCAGATCAAATCATTTGTCATTCAGCCAAGATTCCAGTTTGACTGGAATATCAATGAAGGGAATAAAGACTTCCTGAAGTTTGGAGCCGGAATTTTCTCTTCCGATATCAACAATTATATGATCATCAACAACCTGGTATTTGATGGTAGACACCTTGCTACAGTGGATGTAAATCCTACGGCGATTGGTCTTACTCCTGATTTTAACAGTTACAGGAATGACTATAATTCTGTTCCGTCTCTCTCCCAGTATCAGATTCCAACAATTAACTATACTGGTAAAGATGCGAAAATCCCGATCGTTTATAAAGCCAATATCTCGTATACCCATTTCTTCAATGAAAGATTCAGAGCTGGAATTGCCGGATACATGGCTTTAGGTAGAAATAATTACTTTTACTACGACAGAAACATGGTGGCAAATCCTTTCTTTACCCTGGCTAATGAAGGCGGAAGAGGAGTATTTATCCCTACAGGTGCTATTACCAATAATGCCAATAACAGTGTAAGTTTCGACTGGAAACAGGGAAGAATCAATAATAATTTCGGAAGAGTACTGGAATTGGTGAGCGATGGTAAAGTAAACCAGTTCTCATTCGTAATCGATACAAGCTACCGTTACTGGAAAGATGGGGAAATCACCGCAAGTTACACTTGGTCTGATATTAAAGACAATACTTCATACAACGGAAACGTAGCCAACTCAGCAACATTATCTACCATGATCCAGAGTGATCCGAGAGATCTGAGAATGACTTATTCAGACAACCAGTTCAGAAACAAAGTAGTGATCTACGGTAACTCTCCAACCATTGCAGGATTTACATTGGGGATCAGGTATTCAGGAATCGGAGGAACGCGTTTCTCAGCAACCACAGGAGGAAACATCAACGGCGACTTTGTAGATTCCAACGATCTTGCTTTTATCTTCCCTAACCTTACCAAATCCATTCTGGATGATCCGCAGGTAGGACAGGCCCTGAAAGATTATATCAATGAATATAACGGAAGAATCGCAGAGCGTAACGGAGGTAAAAACGGTTTCTACGGTGTTTGGGACGTACGTGTTGCCAAGAAAATTAAATTCGATAAAGTCGGAGCTTTTGAACTTTCTGTAGATATCTTCAACGTAGCCAACCTTCTTAACAAAGAATGGGGGGTAAACAAATCATACTCAAATACTTCTTTGTATAAGGTAACCAAGTTCAATAAAGATACGATGCAGTACGAATACACCAAAAACGTAAGTGGAGGTGGTTTGGTTCCTCTGACAGGAAATCCTTACCAGATCCAGATCGGTGCAAAATATACTTTCTAA
- a CDS encoding glycerophosphodiester phosphodiesterase, with the protein MKNFILGLAVLSTVMMKAQTQIIAHRGYFQAQPPTTENSLQSLENAQKLKVYGSEFDVRMTKDGVLVINHDEHHGKMEISETSFKDLEALKLSNGENFPTLKDYLKQGKKDKSLKLIVEIKPAKTPEIENEITEKTIKMIKDMKLESQSEFISFSLNICKEIKKLAPSFKVQYLNGELSPEQIKKEGLDGMDYHYSVFQKNPTWIAEAKALGLITNAWTVNDVAVYDELKKQGIGFVTTNIPDQLKNK; encoded by the coding sequence ATGAAAAATTTTATCTTAGGGTTAGCAGTTTTAAGTACAGTTATGATGAAAGCACAAACCCAGATTATCGCCCACAGAGGATATTTCCAGGCTCAGCCTCCTACCACGGAAAATTCACTTCAATCGCTGGAAAATGCCCAGAAATTAAAAGTATATGGGTCTGAATTTGATGTAAGAATGACAAAAGATGGTGTATTGGTGATCAATCATGATGAGCACCATGGTAAAATGGAAATTTCCGAAACCAGTTTCAAAGATCTCGAAGCATTGAAATTATCCAACGGAGAAAACTTTCCTACTTTAAAAGATTATCTGAAGCAGGGAAAAAAAGATAAATCTCTGAAACTAATTGTCGAGATTAAGCCTGCCAAAACTCCGGAAATAGAAAATGAAATTACGGAGAAAACGATTAAAATGATTAAAGATATGAAGCTGGAATCTCAAAGTGAGTTTATTTCCTTCAGCCTGAATATCTGTAAGGAAATCAAAAAACTGGCTCCATCCTTTAAAGTTCAGTATCTGAACGGCGAGCTGTCTCCTGAACAGATCAAAAAAGAGGGATTGGATGGTATGGACTACCACTACAGTGTTTTCCAGAAAAACCCAACATGGATTGCTGAAGCAAAAGCATTAGGATTAATTACCAATGCCTGGACTGTAAATGATGTTGCCGTATATGATGAATTGAAGAAGCAGGGAATCGGGTTTGTAACAACCAATATCCCTGATCAGTTGAAAAACAAATAA